One window of the Trifolium pratense cultivar HEN17-A07 linkage group LG2, ARS_RC_1.1, whole genome shotgun sequence genome contains the following:
- the LOC123910633 gene encoding chaperone protein dnaJ 20, chloroplastic-like, whose amino-acid sequence MHSQHKNIDKNITKMDVLLSLNSPNLINISKPYQYHNLPTLSNKQQIRQPRTQFSISCRATNTKNVPIHEVNDDDDGNFYKVLCLSPKSATMDDIKRAYRTMALQYHPDLCHDRLKNEESTRMFVQVNAAYKTLSNPELKAEYDYEIGLGLRRSRWMEQVIELKRRSHNEGSWGSRMRAMNNINKDDDH is encoded by the coding sequence ATGCATTCTCAACATAAAAACATAGACAAAAACATAACCAAAATGGATGTTTTATTATCCTTAAACTCACCAAACCTTATCAACATTTCAAAACCATATCAATATCATAATCTTCCAACACTCTCAAATAAACAACAAATTAGACAACCTCGTACTCAGTTTTCTATTTCATGCAGAGCCACAAACACAAAAAATGTTCCAATTCATGAagttaatgatgatgatgatggaaattTCTACAAGGTACTATGTTTGAGTCCAAAAAGTGCAACAATGGATGACATAAAAAGAGCATATAGAACAATGGCTCTTCAATATCATCCTGATTTGTGTCACGATCGTTTGAAGAACGAGGAATCAACGCGGATGTTTGTACAAGTGAATGCAGCTTATAAGACTCTGTCAAATCCAGAGCTAAAAGCAGAGTATGATTATGAAATTGGTTTGGGTTTGAGAAGAAGTAGGTGGATGGAACAAGTGATTGAGTTGAAAAGAAGGTCTCATAATGAAGGATCATGGGGTAGTAGAATGAGAGCCATGAACAATATCAACAAAGACGATGATCATTGA